The segment TCTTTTGCAAGAACAGGGCCACCTAACTACTGATTTTGGTGAGCATCTTGTTAATGGCTTGCTTGACATGCGTGGTGGAGCTGCGTCGCCTCGTCTTGCCCTGGACCATCTTCCTGCGACGCACCTCTCGACACAGCTCATAGAATATCTCGGTGATGTTCCCTTCTCCAGTGCAGGCAGAACACTCATAAAAAGCACAAGCCAATTCGGTGGCCAGCTTCTCCCCTTCTTCTGTACTAACCTGTCTGGAGTGGTCCAAGTCAGCTTTGTTTCCAACCAAGATGAGAGTCACATTCTTGGGCTTTTTGATCTCATCCAGGATGTTCTTAAGTGGCAGCACTTCCTCAAAACTTCCTCGGTCAGTAATGTCATAGACCAGCACAAAGCCTTCCCCCCATCGCATGTGTCCCTCCCTCTGAATGGTATCTTCCTGTTGACAAGGAAACAATGG is part of the Ailuropoda melanoleuca isolate Jingjing chromosome 16, ASM200744v2, whole genome shotgun sequence genome and harbors:
- the RERG gene encoding ras-related and estrogen-regulated growth inhibitor, with the protein product MAKSAEVKLAIFGRAGVGKSALVVRFLTKRFIWEYDPTLESTYRHQATIDDEVVTMEILDTAGQEDTIQREGHMRWGEGFVLVYDITDRGSFEEVLPLKNILDEIKKPKNVTLILVGNKADLDHSRQVSTEEGEKLATELACAFYECSACTGEGNITEIFYELCREVRRRKMVQGKTRRRSSTTHVKQAINKMLTKISS